In the genome of Halofilum ochraceum, one region contains:
- a CDS encoding DUF2160 domain-containing protein, protein MGWMAWTLPTAIFSSAVFVMLALMAVLETIYPTVLRKGFLPIETTRGDRLFIGLLTSGFIHLFWLAGTEELSLLWASAISVLWLAVLLRWG, encoded by the coding sequence ATGGGCTGGATGGCCTGGACGCTCCCCACGGCGATCTTCAGCAGCGCCGTATTCGTCATGCTGGCGCTGATGGCCGTGCTGGAAACGATCTATCCGACGGTGCTTCGCAAGGGTTTTCTGCCCATCGAGACGACCCGGGGAGATCGCCTGTTCATCGGTCTGCTGACCAGCGGGTTCATCCATTTGTTCTGGCTCGCGGGGACCGAAGAGCTCTCGCTCCTGTGGGCCTCCGCGATCTCCGTGCTTTGGCTGGCCGTGCTCCTGCGCTGGGGGTGA
- a CDS encoding carbohydrate ABC transporter permease produces MIGNQDPRNAAAPDSTLGTALRARVPNAVLMLYILFLLLPLYWMLKMSLQPNSEIVAGFSLFPATITFDNYIKIFTDASWYTGYLNSIYYVGLNTIISLLVALPAAYAFSRYRFMGDKHLFFWLLTNRMAPPAVFLLPFFQLYQSVGLFDTHLAVALAHTLFNVPLAVWILEGFMSGVPKEMDETAYLDGYSWPRFFVKIFLPLISAGVGVTAFFCFMFSWVELLLARTLTSTAAKPIAATMTRTVSASGMDWGLLAAAGVLTLVPGALVIWFVRNHIAKGFALGRV; encoded by the coding sequence ATGATCGGCAATCAGGACCCACGGAATGCAGCGGCGCCGGACAGCACCCTGGGCACGGCCCTCCGGGCGCGCGTCCCGAATGCGGTGCTGATGCTCTACATCCTGTTCCTGCTGCTGCCGCTGTATTGGATGCTCAAGATGTCGCTGCAGCCCAACAGCGAGATCGTCGCCGGTTTCTCGCTCTTTCCCGCGACGATCACCTTCGACAACTACATCAAGATCTTCACCGACGCGTCCTGGTACACCGGCTACCTGAACTCCATCTACTACGTCGGCCTCAACACCATCATCTCGCTGCTGGTCGCGCTGCCGGCGGCGTACGCGTTCTCGCGTTATCGGTTCATGGGTGACAAGCACCTGTTCTTCTGGCTGCTCACGAATCGCATGGCGCCGCCCGCGGTGTTCCTGCTGCCGTTCTTCCAGCTCTACCAGAGCGTCGGCCTGTTCGACACGCACCTCGCCGTGGCGCTGGCGCACACGTTGTTCAACGTGCCGCTGGCGGTCTGGATCCTCGAGGGCTTCATGTCCGGGGTGCCGAAGGAGATGGATGAGACGGCCTACCTCGACGGCTACAGTTGGCCGCGGTTCTTCGTGAAGATCTTCCTGCCGCTGATCTCGGCCGGTGTCGGTGTGACCGCGTTTTTCTGCTTCATGTTCAGCTGGGTCGAGCTGCTGCTGGCGCGCACGCTCACCTCGACGGCGGCCAAACCGATCGCCGCGACCATGACCCGAACGGTCAGCGCGTCGGGAATGGACTGGGGATTGCTCGCCGCCGCCGGCGTACTGACATTGGTACCGGGGGCGCTGGTGATCTGGTTCGTCCGTAACCACATCGCGAAGGGCTTCGCCCTGGGGAGGGTGTAA
- a CDS encoding ABC transporter substrate-binding protein — protein sequence MKWLSKQYGAGLAAVGAAMIGALAAGPGVSQAATEAQMEKAKKWLDEFQPSTLSREEQLRELEWFIDAAEEFRGMDIQVVSETIATHEYESNTLAKAFSEITGINLTHDLIQEGDVIEKLQTEMQTKTPIYDAYVNDADLIGTHFRYGDVIPLSDYMKGEGSDVTLPTLDLDDFMGTSFATAPDGKLYQLPDQQFANLYWFRYDWFQRPDLRKRFKERYGYELGVPVNWSAYEDIAEFFSKHVKEIDGERVYGHMDYGKKDPSLGWRFTDAWLSMAGAGDKGIPNGKPVDEWGIRVEDCHPVGSDVRRGGAVNSPAAVYSLRKYIEWLKAYAPPEAAGMTFSEAGPVPAQGNVAQQIFWYTAFTSSMAEEGLPVVNEDGEPKWRMAPSPHGPYWEEGMKLGYQDVGSWTLFKHADPKRRKAAWLYAQFTTSKTVSLKKTHVGLTPIRESDIQHESFTERAPELGGLVEFYRSPARLQWTDTGTNVPDYPKLAQLWWQNVADAVTGDETPQGAMDNLAKEQDRVMERLERAGVQETCGPKLNELRDAQYWFDQPGAPKPKLDNEKPQGQTVAYDELIKSWQ from the coding sequence ATGAAATGGTTGAGTAAACAGTACGGAGCGGGGTTGGCCGCAGTGGGCGCCGCGATGATCGGCGCGCTCGCGGCGGGACCCGGTGTGAGTCAGGCCGCGACCGAGGCCCAGATGGAGAAGGCGAAGAAGTGGCTGGACGAATTTCAGCCGTCGACGCTGTCGCGTGAAGAGCAGCTCAGGGAACTGGAGTGGTTCATCGATGCGGCTGAGGAATTCCGGGGCATGGATATCCAGGTTGTCTCCGAAACGATCGCCACGCATGAGTACGAGTCCAACACGCTGGCGAAGGCGTTTTCCGAGATCACCGGGATCAATCTGACGCACGACCTGATCCAGGAAGGCGACGTGATCGAGAAACTGCAGACGGAGATGCAGACGAAAACGCCCATCTACGATGCCTACGTCAACGATGCTGACCTGATCGGTACGCACTTCCGTTACGGTGATGTGATTCCGCTGTCGGACTATATGAAAGGCGAGGGCAGCGACGTCACGCTGCCGACCCTGGATCTCGATGACTTCATGGGGACCAGCTTCGCCACCGCGCCGGACGGCAAGCTGTATCAGCTTCCGGACCAGCAGTTTGCGAACCTGTACTGGTTCCGCTACGACTGGTTCCAGCGTCCGGATCTCCGCAAGCGTTTCAAGGAGCGGTATGGCTACGAGCTGGGCGTGCCGGTCAACTGGTCCGCTTACGAGGACATCGCGGAGTTCTTCAGCAAGCACGTGAAGGAGATCGATGGCGAGCGCGTGTACGGGCACATGGATTATGGCAAGAAGGATCCATCGCTCGGCTGGCGCTTCACCGATGCGTGGCTGTCCATGGCCGGGGCCGGCGACAAGGGCATTCCCAACGGCAAACCCGTTGATGAATGGGGGATCCGGGTCGAGGATTGTCATCCGGTCGGCTCGGACGTCCGCCGCGGCGGTGCCGTGAACAGCCCCGCGGCGGTCTATTCGCTGCGCAAGTACATCGAATGGCTGAAGGCTTATGCGCCGCCCGAGGCCGCCGGCATGACCTTCTCCGAGGCCGGTCCCGTGCCTGCCCAGGGCAATGTCGCCCAGCAGATCTTCTGGTACACGGCGTTCACCTCGAGTATGGCCGAGGAAGGCCTCCCGGTCGTCAACGAGGACGGTGAACCGAAATGGCGTATGGCCCCGTCGCCGCACGGTCCGTATTGGGAAGAGGGCATGAAACTCGGGTACCAGGATGTCGGTTCCTGGACCCTGTTCAAGCATGCCGATCCGAAACGCCGCAAGGCGGCATGGCTGTACGCCCAGTTCACGACGTCGAAGACGGTCTCACTGAAAAAGACCCATGTTGGTCTGACGCCGATCCGCGAATCGGATATCCAGCATGAGTCGTTCACCGAACGGGCGCCGGAACTCGGTGGCCTGGTCGAGTTCTACCGCAGTCCGGCCCGACTGCAGTGGACCGATACGGGCACGAACGTGCCGGACTATCCGAAGCTGGCACAGCTGTGGTGGCAGAACGTGGCCGACGCGGTCACCGGTGACGAAACGCCGCAGGGCGCGATGGATAACCTCGCCAAAGAGCAGGACCGCGTGATGGAGCGGCTCGAACGGGCGGGGGTCCAGGAGACCTGTGGACCGAAGCTGAATGAACTGCGTGATGCGCAGTACTGGTTCGATCAGCCCGGTGCACCCAAGCCGAAGCTCGACAACGAGAAGCCGCAGGGCCAGACCGTGGCCTACGACGAGCTGATCAAGAGCTGGCAGTAA
- the glpD gene encoding glycerol-3-phosphate dehydrogenase — translation MIGTRGNRNREPMLMPDSGTFDLLVVGGGINGAGIARDAAGRGLDVALCEQGDLGNYTSSASTKLIHGGLRYLEYYEFGLVRKALLEREVLLGIAPHIIWPMQFVMPHVKALRPAWMIRAGLFLYDHLGGSGSLPGSRGIALHGHVAGGSLRPELKKGFVYSDCWVQDARLVVLNAIDAAERGATVWSRTRCVAAERRADDWKVTLRSTIDGDEWTVHTKAIVNAAGPWVSELLNDTGGFASRHRVHLVKGSHIIVPRLFEHEYAYIFQNTDRRVVFAIPYERDFTLIGTTDVPYTGDPAEARTSPEEIEYLCDAVNRYFAESVGPDDVVFTYAGVRPLHDDSESGSASAMSRDYSLDLDTRQAPVLTVLGGKLTTYRKLAVEAMDRLTPLLGGDGTGWTGRAPLPGGDIGEAGFDTFLASLRRRYSWLPEEMAWRLARNYGTRVEGILAGAASLDELGHHFGGDLYEAEVRYLTQHEWAMTAEDVLWRRSKLGLQLTMDEQADVENRMANGLAHPLPGTASR, via the coding sequence ATGATCGGCACGAGGGGCAACCGCAACCGTGAGCCGATGTTGATGCCGGATTCCGGGACGTTCGATCTACTGGTGGTCGGTGGTGGCATCAACGGTGCCGGCATCGCCCGCGATGCCGCCGGGCGCGGGCTCGATGTCGCGCTCTGTGAGCAGGGGGATCTCGGCAATTACACCTCTTCGGCCAGCACGAAACTGATCCACGGCGGGCTGCGCTATCTCGAATATTACGAGTTCGGTCTCGTGCGCAAGGCGCTGCTCGAGCGCGAGGTCCTTCTCGGCATCGCCCCGCACATCATCTGGCCCATGCAGTTCGTCATGCCGCACGTAAAGGCGCTCCGCCCCGCTTGGATGATCCGTGCGGGGCTTTTCCTGTATGACCATCTCGGCGGCTCCGGGAGCCTGCCCGGCTCCCGCGGCATCGCGCTGCACGGGCATGTCGCCGGGGGGTCGCTACGGCCTGAGCTGAAGAAGGGGTTCGTGTACTCGGACTGCTGGGTGCAGGACGCGCGGCTGGTGGTGCTCAATGCCATCGACGCCGCCGAGCGCGGTGCAACCGTGTGGTCGCGGACGCGCTGCGTGGCGGCCGAACGCCGCGCTGACGACTGGAAGGTCACGCTGCGATCGACCATCGATGGCGATGAGTGGACGGTTCATACAAAGGCGATCGTGAATGCGGCCGGTCCCTGGGTGTCGGAGCTGCTTAACGATACCGGGGGCTTTGCCAGTCGGCATCGGGTGCACCTGGTCAAGGGCAGCCACATCATCGTGCCGCGTCTGTTCGAGCATGAGTACGCCTACATCTTCCAGAACACCGATCGCCGTGTCGTGTTCGCGATCCCGTACGAGCGCGACTTCACGCTGATCGGGACCACGGATGTTCCCTATACCGGCGATCCCGCCGAGGCCCGGACCTCGCCGGAGGAAATCGAATACCTCTGCGACGCGGTCAATCGCTATTTCGCCGAGTCGGTCGGGCCGGACGATGTGGTATTCACGTATGCCGGTGTTCGCCCGCTGCATGATGATTCGGAATCGGGCAGTGCGTCTGCCATGAGCCGCGACTACTCGCTGGATCTGGATACGCGTCAGGCGCCCGTGCTCACCGTGCTCGGCGGCAAGCTCACCACGTACCGGAAACTGGCCGTGGAGGCCATGGACCGGCTGACGCCACTGCTCGGCGGCGACGGCACCGGGTGGACCGGACGGGCGCCGCTCCCGGGCGGGGATATCGGCGAAGCGGGGTTCGATACGTTCCTGGCGTCGCTGCGGCGGCGCTATTCCTGGTTACCCGAGGAGATGGCATGGCGCCTGGCACGGAACTACGGGACCCGTGTCGAGGGCATCCTGGCGGGGGCGGCATCGCTCGACGAACTCGGCCATCATTTCGGGGGCGATCTCTACGAAGCGGAAGTGCGTTATCTTACTCAGCATGAGTGGGCCATGACCGCCGAAGATGTGCTCTGGCGCCGCAGCAAGCTGGGACTGCAACTGACCATGGATGAGCAGGCGGATGTGGAGAACCGGATGGCGAACGGTCTCGCGCATCCGCTCCCCGGGACGGCGAGCCGATGA
- a CDS encoding acyl-CoA dehydrogenase, whose product MPDPAFTDFQWADPFLLEQQLTAEERMVRDSARGYCDDHLLPRVTEAHRHEVFDRAIMTEMGELGLFGSTLPEAYGCAGLGYVSYGLIAREVERVDSGYRSAMSVQSSLVMHPVYAYGNEDQRLRYLPKLASGEWIGCFGLTEPDAGSDPGGMKTRARTTEGGWLLSGTKTWITNAPVADVLIIWAKDDEDVVRGFILERGMEGLETPAIEGKFSLRASTTGQIAMNDVFVPEANRLPEAKGLRAPFGCLSRARYGIAWGTMGAAEFCWQAARQYTLDRKQFGRPLAATQLVQKKLADMQTEIALGLQGALRAGRLMDSGDAAPEIISMMKRNNCGKALDIARTARDMHGGNGIADEYHVIRHVLNLEAVNTYEGTHDVHALILGRAQTGLQAFTG is encoded by the coding sequence ATGCCCGATCCGGCTTTCACCGATTTCCAGTGGGCGGACCCGTTTCTGCTGGAACAGCAACTCACCGCCGAAGAGCGGATGGTCCGGGACAGCGCCAGGGGCTACTGCGACGATCATCTGCTACCGCGCGTGACCGAGGCGCACCGGCACGAGGTCTTCGACCGCGCGATCATGACGGAGATGGGCGAGCTCGGGCTGTTCGGCAGCACCCTGCCGGAGGCGTACGGCTGCGCGGGACTCGGTTACGTGAGCTACGGACTGATCGCACGCGAGGTCGAGCGGGTCGACTCCGGTTATCGCTCGGCCATGAGCGTGCAGTCGAGTCTGGTCATGCACCCCGTGTATGCCTACGGGAACGAGGACCAGCGCCTGCGGTACCTGCCGAAACTGGCGAGCGGCGAATGGATCGGGTGCTTCGGCCTCACCGAGCCGGATGCCGGATCCGATCCGGGCGGAATGAAAACCCGGGCCCGCACGACGGAGGGCGGCTGGCTGCTCAGCGGGACCAAGACATGGATCACCAATGCCCCGGTCGCGGACGTGCTGATCATCTGGGCGAAGGACGATGAAGACGTCGTGCGCGGTTTCATCCTCGAACGCGGGATGGAGGGCCTCGAGACGCCGGCGATCGAAGGCAAGTTCTCGCTCCGCGCCTCGACGACCGGCCAGATCGCGATGAACGACGTCTTCGTGCCCGAGGCCAACCGGCTGCCGGAGGCAAAGGGCCTGCGCGCACCATTCGGGTGTCTGAGCCGCGCACGCTACGGGATCGCCTGGGGCACGATGGGCGCGGCGGAATTCTGCTGGCAGGCAGCGCGCCAGTACACGCTCGACCGCAAACAGTTCGGCCGGCCGCTGGCCGCGACCCAGCTCGTGCAGAAGAAACTGGCCGATATGCAGACGGAGATCGCCCTCGGGCTCCAGGGGGCGTTGCGCGCCGGTCGCCTGATGGACTCGGGCGACGCCGCGCCGGAGATCATCTCGATGATGAAGCGCAACAATTGTGGCAAGGCGCTGGATATCGCCCGCACCGCCCGCGATATGCACGGCGGCAACGGGATCGCCGACGAATACCACGTCATCCGTCATGTACTGAACCTGGAGGCGGTCAACACCTACGAAGGCACGCATGACGTCCACGCCCTGATCCTCGGCCGCGCCCAGACGGGGCTGCAGGCCTTCACGGGCTGA
- a CDS encoding CaiB/BaiF CoA transferase family protein — MTAGALSHLRVLDLSRVLAGPTAGQILADLGAEVIKIERPGRGDDTRHWGPPWFTGNDADQRGESAYYLSANRGKKSVAVDITTTEGQAIVRDLAAHSDIVLENFRVGGLARYGLDYASLSTINPGLIYCSITGFGQTGPGANRPGYDFLIQGMGGLMSITGEPDGAPGGGPQKVGVALADVMSGLYAAIAVLAALAWRDRTGEGQYIDLALLDVQVASLANQATNYLVSGDPPERLGNAHPNIVPYQVFAASDGHFIVAVGNDDQFRRLCALIDRPELADDGRFATNGARVENRGELIPFLQSVFARAGSDEWLQRLEAAGVPCGPINRIDEVFADPQVQARGMQTQAPHPLGGSVPLVGSPLKMSATPTAEASAPPTLGEHTDAILQDVLGLDEGTRERLRRDGIID; from the coding sequence ATGACCGCCGGGGCCCTCTCGCACCTGCGGGTGCTCGACCTGTCGCGGGTGCTCGCCGGACCGACGGCGGGGCAGATACTGGCGGATCTCGGCGCGGAGGTCATCAAGATCGAACGCCCCGGCCGCGGTGATGATACGCGCCACTGGGGCCCGCCATGGTTCACCGGGAACGACGCGGACCAGCGCGGTGAATCGGCCTATTACCTGTCGGCCAACCGCGGCAAAAAGTCCGTGGCGGTGGACATCACCACCACCGAGGGGCAGGCGATCGTGCGCGACCTCGCCGCCCACTCCGACATCGTGCTCGAGAACTTCCGGGTCGGCGGACTGGCGCGCTACGGCCTCGATTACGCCTCGCTGTCGACCATCAACCCGGGCCTGATCTACTGCTCGATCACCGGCTTCGGCCAGACCGGCCCCGGCGCCAACCGGCCCGGCTACGACTTCCTGATTCAGGGCATGGGCGGGCTGATGAGCATCACCGGCGAACCCGACGGTGCCCCTGGCGGCGGTCCGCAGAAGGTCGGCGTCGCCCTGGCCGATGTAATGAGTGGCCTGTATGCCGCGATCGCGGTCCTTGCCGCACTGGCCTGGCGCGACCGCACGGGCGAGGGGCAGTACATCGATCTGGCCCTGCTCGATGTCCAGGTCGCTTCGCTGGCCAACCAGGCCACGAACTATCTGGTCTCCGGAGACCCGCCGGAGCGGCTCGGCAACGCGCACCCGAATATCGTGCCCTACCAGGTCTTCGCCGCCAGCGACGGCCATTTCATCGTCGCCGTCGGCAACGACGATCAGTTCCGGCGACTCTGCGCACTGATCGACAGGCCGGAGCTGGCGGACGACGGGCGCTTCGCCACGAATGGCGCGCGTGTCGAAAACCGGGGCGAGCTGATTCCGTTCCTGCAGTCCGTGTTCGCGCGTGCCGGCAGCGATGAGTGGCTGCAACGGCTGGAAGCGGCCGGCGTGCCGTGTGGCCCGATCAACCGGATCGACGAGGTATTCGCCGATCCCCAGGTCCAGGCCCGCGGGATGCAGACGCAGGCGCCGCACCCGCTGGGCGGTTCAGTGCCGCTGGTCGGGAGCCCACTGAAGATGTCGGCAACCCCCACTGCAGAGGCCTCGGCGCCCCCGACACTGGGAGAGCACACGGACGCGATCCTGCAGGATGTACTCGGACTCGATGAGGGGACGCGGGAGCGCCTGCGGCGGGACGGCATCATCGATTGA
- a CDS encoding ABC transporter ATP-binding protein, translating into MTLRLEGVSKYVHGEMHIDHVDMACEPGQATVLLGLTQAGKTTLMRLMAGLDRPGSGRILMDERDVTRVPVRKRNVAMVYQQFINYPSLSVYDNIASPLKLARISKAEIDRRVRAEAERMQIDHLLDRLPAELSGGQQQRTAMARALVCDAELLLLDEPLINLDYKLREQLREDLQQIFRERNTVIVYATTEPLEALTLGGTTAVMHEGRLVQHGPTPDVYHRPASVAVSQVFSDPPMNLFAGELENGELSLGAEARFAAPTHLRDLPPGRYRFGVRPGQIHLRNPQETRMALTGEVEVAEIAGSETYIHVRHGEASWVVQVEGVHTYRLGDPITVYIEPERLFAFDSAGRLAAAPDSARPDAG; encoded by the coding sequence ATGACACTGCGACTGGAAGGCGTCAGCAAGTATGTCCACGGCGAAATGCATATCGATCATGTCGATATGGCATGCGAGCCGGGCCAGGCGACCGTGCTGCTGGGGCTGACGCAGGCCGGCAAGACCACGCTCATGCGTCTGATGGCCGGCCTCGACCGACCGGGCAGCGGCCGGATTTTGATGGACGAGCGCGATGTAACCCGTGTCCCGGTCCGCAAGCGCAACGTCGCGATGGTCTATCAGCAGTTCATCAACTATCCATCGCTCAGCGTCTACGACAATATCGCCTCCCCTCTGAAACTCGCGCGGATCTCGAAGGCCGAGATCGACCGCCGCGTGCGCGCGGAAGCGGAGCGGATGCAGATCGACCATCTGCTTGACCGCCTGCCGGCGGAACTCTCGGGGGGCCAGCAGCAGCGCACCGCCATGGCCCGGGCGCTGGTATGCGACGCGGAACTGCTGTTGCTGGATGAACCGCTGATCAACCTCGACTACAAGCTGCGCGAACAGCTCCGGGAGGACCTCCAGCAGATATTCCGCGAACGCAACACGGTGATCGTATACGCCACGACCGAGCCACTCGAGGCGCTGACGCTCGGTGGCACCACCGCCGTGATGCATGAAGGCCGCCTCGTTCAGCACGGCCCGACGCCGGATGTCTATCACCGGCCCGCAAGCGTGGCCGTATCGCAGGTCTTCAGCGACCCGCCCATGAATCTGTTTGCCGGCGAACTCGAGAACGGCGAACTTTCGCTCGGTGCCGAGGCGCGTTTCGCGGCGCCCACCCATCTGCGCGATCTCCCGCCCGGTCGTTACCGTTTCGGCGTCCGCCCCGGGCAGATCCATCTCCGGAATCCGCAAGAGACGCGGATGGCGCTGACCGGCGAGGTGGAAGTCGCCGAGATCGCCGGGTCGGAGACGTACATCCATGTCCGTCATGGCGAGGCATCGTGGGTCGTGCAGGTCGAGGGCGTGCACACCTACCGGCTGGGGGATCCGATCACGGTCTACATCGAGCCGGAGCGCCTGTTCGCGTTCGACAGCGCGGGCCGGCTTGCCGCCGCCCCGGACTCGGCCCGGCCGGATGCGGGGTAA
- a CDS encoding glutathione S-transferase family protein encodes MYRLYWAAGTGAIAPEVMLEQAGVPFERVVIDLVAGEHREPDYLAINPTGEVPALQLPDGTMMTESAAMVLLLGERYPRTGLVPPPDDPERPRFLRWLLYLAAAVYPMLARMNHPERFAAPSCWSEPDRSEAIRCLDRQFGLVGDAIAGKPWFLPSGYGALDVYLTMLAGWHPEKDGMLARNSALAELVSATEVDTVYARVMERHRMHPP; translated from the coding sequence ATGTATCGGCTGTACTGGGCGGCCGGGACCGGCGCGATCGCGCCCGAGGTGATGCTCGAACAGGCGGGCGTACCGTTCGAGCGGGTGGTGATCGATCTGGTGGCGGGCGAGCACCGGGAGCCCGATTATCTGGCGATCAACCCGACGGGTGAGGTCCCTGCGTTGCAGTTACCCGATGGCACGATGATGACCGAGTCGGCCGCCATGGTGCTGTTGCTGGGCGAAAGGTATCCACGGACGGGACTGGTTCCCCCGCCGGACGATCCGGAGCGACCGCGTTTTCTGCGCTGGCTGCTGTATCTGGCGGCCGCCGTCTACCCGATGCTGGCGCGGATGAATCATCCGGAGCGTTTCGCCGCGCCGTCCTGCTGGTCGGAGCCCGATCGCAGTGAAGCGATCCGCTGCCTGGACCGGCAATTCGGTCTGGTCGGGGACGCGATTGCGGGCAAACCGTGGTTTCTGCCCAGCGGTTATGGCGCGCTCGATGTCTATCTGACCATGCTCGCCGGTTGGCATCCGGAAAAGGACGGCATGCTCGCCCGCAACAGTGCGCTCGCGGAACTGGTGAGTGCGACCGAGGTCGATACGGTTTACGCGCGCGTCATGGAGAGACATCGGATGCATCCCCCTTGA
- a CDS encoding ABC transporter ATP-binding protein — protein MAKIELRNLAHSYGGNPSGPEDYALRRMDHVWEDGGAYALLGPSGCGKTTLLNIISGLVQPSEGQVVFDGQEVNALPTERRNVAQVFQFPVLYDTMSVYDNLAFPLRNRRIPEDRVRERVEEIATMLDLGDVLKRRAVNLSADAKQKISVGRGLVRSDVAAVLFDEPLTVIDPHLKWRLRRKLKEIHERLKLTLVYVTHDQTEALTFADRIVVMSEGEVVQLGTPQELFERPAHTFVGYFIGSPGMNFLDCGLDGDAAVVEGHRIPLSEEVLAASGRAAGRLEIGIRPEFLELTGESGDGLPVEIEFVEDRGTHRLVKTRAANNELFVKLRDDQPVPGDRARLRFPPEWTLLYADSRLVR, from the coding sequence ATGGCGAAGATTGAACTCAGGAACCTGGCGCACTCCTACGGCGGTAATCCCTCCGGGCCGGAAGATTACGCGCTGCGTCGCATGGATCACGTCTGGGAAGACGGTGGCGCCTACGCGCTGCTGGGTCCCTCCGGCTGCGGCAAGACGACGCTTCTGAACATTATTTCGGGTCTGGTCCAGCCATCGGAAGGACAGGTGGTTTTCGATGGCCAGGAAGTCAACGCACTGCCGACCGAACGCCGCAATGTGGCCCAGGTATTCCAGTTCCCGGTGCTCTACGACACCATGTCGGTCTACGACAATCTGGCGTTCCCGCTGCGCAACCGTCGTATCCCGGAAGACCGCGTCCGCGAGCGCGTCGAGGAGATCGCGACGATGCTCGACCTGGGAGACGTCCTCAAGCGTAGGGCGGTCAATCTCAGTGCCGATGCGAAACAGAAGATCTCGGTTGGACGCGGCCTCGTCCGCAGCGATGTCGCGGCGGTACTTTTCGACGAACCCCTGACGGTCATCGACCCCCACCTCAAATGGCGGCTGCGGCGCAAACTCAAGGAAATCCACGAGCGCCTGAAGCTGACACTCGTCTACGTTACCCACGATCAGACCGAGGCGCTGACCTTCGCCGACCGGATTGTCGTCATGTCGGAGGGTGAAGTCGTACAACTGGGCACGCCCCAGGAACTCTTTGAGCGCCCGGCCCATACGTTTGTCGGCTACTTCATCGGCAGTCCGGGGATGAATTTCCTCGACTGCGGCCTCGATGGCGATGCCGCGGTCGTCGAGGGTCACCGGATTCCGCTGTCCGAGGAGGTCCTCGCGGCCAGCGGACGAGCCGCGGGGCGTCTGGAGATCGGTATTCGTCCGGAGTTCCTCGAGTTGACCGGTGAATCGGGCGACGGCCTGCCGGTGGAGATCGAATTCGTGGAGGACCGGGGCACCCATCGCCTGGTGAAGACCCGGGCGGCCAATAACGAACTGTTCGTCAAGCTGCGGGACGATCAGCCGGTGCCGGGGGATCGGGCACGGCTGCGTTTCCCGCCGGAATGGACACTGCTCTACGCGGACAGCCGCCTCGTGCGTTGA
- a CDS encoding carbohydrate ABC transporter permease, whose translation MEKTYYPKAWLMVLPVVAIVSFSAIVPLMTVINYSVQDIFGPQSRYFVGMEWFREILGDPEILGAFRRQFLFSFAVLAIEIPLGIAIALCMPRKGPWVSVLLILLALPLLVPWNVVGTIWQMFARPDIGLLGIGINGLGIDYNFTGNSIDAWVTVLAMDVWHWTSLAVLLCYAGLQAIPDAYYQAARIDGASRWAIFRYIELPKMRGVLMIAILLRFMDSFKIYAEPFVLTGGGPGNSTTFLSQYLTTMAVGQFDLGPAAAFSLIYFLVILLVSYVFYQVINNLGKGVG comes from the coding sequence ATGGAAAAAACCTACTATCCGAAAGCGTGGCTGATGGTATTGCCGGTCGTCGCGATCGTTTCGTTCAGCGCGATCGTGCCCCTGATGACCGTCATCAACTACTCGGTCCAGGATATCTTCGGCCCGCAGAGCCGGTACTTCGTCGGCATGGAGTGGTTCCGGGAAATTCTCGGCGACCCGGAGATTCTCGGTGCCTTCCGGCGCCAGTTCCTGTTCTCCTTCGCCGTGCTTGCGATCGAGATCCCGCTGGGTATCGCGATCGCTCTGTGCATGCCGCGCAAGGGCCCGTGGGTATCCGTGCTTTTGATCCTGCTCGCGCTGCCGCTGCTGGTTCCGTGGAACGTGGTCGGCACCATCTGGCAGATGTTCGCGCGTCCGGATATCGGTCTGCTGGGGATCGGGATCAACGGGCTCGGCATCGACTACAACTTCACCGGCAATTCGATCGATGCGTGGGTCACGGTCCTCGCGATGGACGTCTGGCACTGGACATCGCTCGCCGTTCTGCTGTGCTACGCCGGCCTGCAGGCGATTCCGGATGCCTATTATCAGGCGGCACGGATCGACGGCGCATCGCGCTGGGCCATCTTCCGCTACATCGAACTTCCGAAGATGCGCGGCGTGCTCATGATCGCGATCCTCCTGCGCTTCATGGACAGCTTCAAGATCTACGCCGAGCCGTTCGTCCTGACCGGCGGTGGACCGGGCAATTCGACCACATTCCTGAGCCAGTATCTGACGACCATGGCAGTGGGTCAGTTCGACCTCGGGCCCGCGGCCGCGTTCTCGCTCATCTACTTCCTGGTCATCCTGCTGGTCAGCTATGTCTTCTACCAGGTGATCAATAATCTCGGCAAGGGCGTCGGCTGA